Proteins from one Malania oleifera isolate guangnan ecotype guangnan chromosome 4, ASM2987363v1, whole genome shotgun sequence genomic window:
- the LOC131153522 gene encoding probable protein phosphatase 2C 5 gives MSQTEVSRVNPSLVPLATLIGRELRNEKVEKPTIRYGQAALAKKGEDYFLIKSDCQRISGNPSTSFSVFAIFDGHNGISAAIFAKENLLNNVLSAIPQGIGREEWLQALPRALVAGFVKTDIEFQKKGETSGTTVTFVVIDGWTVTVASVGDSRCILDTQGGVVSLLTVDHRLEENVEERERVTASGGEVGRLNVFGGNEVGPLRCWPGGLCLSRSIGDMDVGEFIVPIPHVKQVKLSNAGGRLIIASDGIWDALSSDMAAKSCRGLPAKLAAKLVVKEALRSRGLKDDTTCLVVDIIPSDQPVLPPTPRKKQNMLSSLMFGKRPQNSANKATSKLSAVGVVEELFEEGSAMLAERLGKDFPLDASSGLFRCAVCQVDQPPSDGLSVNSGPFFSPSSKPWEGPFLCTNCRRKKDAMEGKRPSRPTVIT, from the exons ATGAGCCAGACGGAGGTATCGAGGGTGAACCCCTCTCTTGTTCCGCTTGCGACCCTGATAGGTCGTGAGCTGAGAAATGAGAAGGTTGAGAAGCCTACTATTAGATATGGGCAGGCTGCTTTGGCGAAGAAAGGGGAGGATTATTTTCTGATAAAGTCTGACTGCCAGAGGATTTCAGGGAATCCGTCGACATCATTTTCAGTCTTTGCG ATTTTTGATGGTCATAATGGAATATCAGCTGCTATATTTGCAAAGGAGAATTTATTGAATAATGTTTTGAGTGCAATTCCTCAAGGCATTGGAAGGGAAGAGTGGCTTCAAGCCCTTCCTCGAGCACTTGTTGCTGGTTTTGTGAAAACAGACATAGAATTTCAGAAAAAAG GAGAAACTTCTGGGACAACTGTTACATTTGTTGTGATCGATGGGTGGACTGTGACTGTTGCATCTGTTGGGGATTCTCGATGTATATTGGATACACAGGGGGGTGTGGTTTCTCTTTTGACAGTGGATCACAGGCTGGAAGAGAACGTTGAAGAGAGGGAACGTGTCACTGCTAGTGGGGGTGAAGTAGGAAGGCTTAATGTATTTGGAGGCAATGAG GTTGGTCCCCTTCGCTGCTGGCCTGGTGGATTATGTCTTTCTAGGTCAATTGGTGACATGGATGTTGGAGAGTTTATTGTCCCAATACCGCATGTTAAACAAGTGAAG CTTTCAAATGCGGGGGGAAGGCTTATAATTGCTTCTGATGGTATCTGGGATGCTCTGTCATCTGATATGGCTGCAAAGTCTTGCCGAGGTTTGCCTGCCAAGCTTGCTGCAAAGCTGGTTGTTAAG GAGGCTTTAAGGTCTAGGGGGTTGAAGGATGATACCACTTGCCTGGTTGTTGATATAATTCCTTCAGATCAACCTGTCTTACCTCCAACACCGAGGAAAAAACAGAATATGCTCAGTTCACTTATGTTTGGGAAGAGACCACAGAATTCTGCAAACAAAGCAACAAGTAAGCTTTCAGCTGTTGGGGTTGTGGAGGAGTTGTTTGAAGAGGGATCTGCAATGCTTGCAGAAAG GCTGGGTAAAGATTTTCCTTTGGATGCTAGCTCTGGACTTTTCAGATGTGCAGTCTGCCAAGTGGATCAACCACCCAGTGATGGCTTATCTGTCAACTCTGGGCCATTTTTCTCGCCTTCTTCAAAGCCATGGGAAGGTCCGTTCCTCTGCACAAACTGTCGGAGAAAGAAGGATGCAATGGAAGGAAAAAGGCCAAGCAGACCTACAGTGATCACATAG